A window from Scleropages formosus chromosome 17, fSclFor1.1, whole genome shotgun sequence encodes these proteins:
- the brd3b gene encoding bromodomain-containing protein 3b isoform X6 has translation MSAVPSAVQTPPAGVNPPPPEVTNPSKPGRKTNQLQYMQNVVVKTLWKHQFAWPFYQPVDAIKLSLPDYHKIIKNPMDMGTIKKRLENNYYWSASECMQDFNTMFTNCYIYNKPTDDIVLMAQALEKIFLQKVAQMPQEEVELLPPAPKGKGRKPVADAGIGNQQVLAVSSASPPSSFPSTPTQVSQTPVIAATPVQTITPNVAPVQTVAPAAPMMPVVSTAQPVVKRKGVKRKADTTTPTTSAITASRSESPTPLLESKQGKVVSRRESTGRPIKPPKKDLEDGEVPQHAGKKGKLTEHLKYCDSILKEMLSKKHAAYAWPFYKPVDAEALELHDYHEIIKHPMDLSTVKKKMDSREYQDAQSFAADIRLMFSNCYKYNPPDHEVVAMARKLQDVFEMRFAKMPDEPAELTPPSAPPTSAVVSKSTESSESSGDTSSSDSSDSEEERATRLAELQEQLKAVHEQLAALSQAPVSKPKKKKEKKEKEKDKKKKDKEKDKDKHNKAKPEDEKKPKSTQQSKPAQQKKAPARKANSTVTASRQPKKGKSGAANYESDEEDSLPMTYDEKRQLSLDINRLPGEKLGRVVHIIQSREPSLRDSNPDEIEIDFETLKPSTLRELERYVKSCLQKKQRKPLPGTGKKSAKSKEELAQEKKKELEKRLQDVSGQLNNNKKPPKKAEKAGSAQGGGPSRLSGSSSSSDSGSSSSSGSSSDSSDSD, from the exons ATGTCAGCAGTCCCTTCAGCAGTCCAAACCCCGCCTGCTGGGGTCAACCCACCACCACCTGAAGTCACCAACCCCAGCAAGCCTGGCAGGAAAACCAATCAGTTGCAGTACATGCAGAATGTGGTGGTGAAAACACTCTGGAAGCACCAGTTTGCATGGCCCTTCTATCAACCTGTTGACGCCATTAAATTAAGTCTTCCG GATTACCATAAAATAATCAAGAATCCAATGGATATGGGAACGATTAAGAAGAGACTAGAGAACAACTATTACTGGAGTGCCAGTGAGTGCATGCAGGATTTCAACACCATGTttacaaattgttacatttataaCAAG CCCACAGATGACATTGTTCTGATGGCACAAGCTCTGGAAAAGATCTTCTTACAGAAAGTGGCCCAGATGCCTCAGGAGGAGGTGGAGCTTTTGCCACCTGCTCCTAAGGGCAAGGGGCGCAAACCAGTTGCAGATGCGGGCATAG GCAACCAGCAAGTGTTGGCAGTGTCCTCCGCTTCTCCGCCATCATCATTCCCTAGCACCCCCACGCAGGTGTCCCAGACCCCTGTCATCGCAGCCACTCCTGTGCAAACCATCACTCCCAATGTGGCACCAGTCCAGACTGTAGCCCCTGCCGCACCCATGATGCCTGTTGTGTCTACTGCACAGCCTGTTGTCAAA AGGAAGGGGGTGAAGCGAAAGGCAGATACCACAACTCCCACAACCTCTGCAATCACAGCAAGTAGGAGCGAGTCACCCACCCCCCTCCTGGAGTCTAAACAGGGCAAAGTGGTGTCACGCCGGGAGAGCACAGGACGGCCCATCAAGCCTCCCAAAAAAGATCTGGAGGACGGCGAGGTGCCACAGCATGCGGGCAAGAAGGGCAAGCTGACTGAGCACCTCAAGTACTGCGACAGCATCCTGAAGGAGATGCTTTCCAAGAAGCATGCAGCTTATGCCTGGCCATTTTACAAGCCTGTGGATGCGGAAGCTTTGGAGCTCCATGATTACCACGAAATAATTAAACACCCTATGGACCTGAGTACCGTTAAA AAAAAGATGGACAGTCGGGAGTACCAGGATGCCCAAAGCTTTGCAGCTGACATCCGGTTAATGTTCTCAAATTGTTACAAGTACAACCCACCTGATCACGAggttgttgccatggcaagAAAACTTCAG GATGTGTTTGAGATGCGCTTTGCCAAGATGCCAGATGAGCCAGCAGAGCTAACCCCACCCAGTGCTCCACCCACCTCAGCTGTGGTGAGCAAGAGCACAGAAAGCAGCGAGAGCAGCGGCGACACCTCTAGCTCTGACAGCTCCGACTCGGAGGAGGAGCGGGCCACCCGGCTTGCCGAGCTGCAGGAACAG CTGAAGGCCGTTCATGAACAACTGGCCGCTCTGTCTCAGGCGCCGGTAAGTAAaccaaagaaaaagaaggaaaaaaaagagaaggagaaagacaaaaagaagaaggacaaagaaaaggaTAAGGACAAGCATAACAAGGCCAAGCCAGAGGATGAGAAGAAACCTAAGTCCACACAGCAGTCCAAACCAGCGCAGCAGAAAAAGGCCCCAGCCCGGAAGGCCAACAGCACTGTCACAGCCAGCAG GCAACCGAAGAAGGGGAAGTCAGGGGCAGCGAACTACGAGTCAGACGAAGAGGACTCCCTGCCCATGACATATGATGAGAAGCGGCAGCTCAGTCTGGACATCAATCGGTTGCCAGGCGAGAAGCTGGGCCGTGTGGTGCACATTATTCAGTCCCGTGAGCCCTCGCTCCGTGACTCCAACCCTGATGAGATAGAGATCGACTTTGAGACTCTCAAGCCCTCCACTCTCCGTGAGCTTGAGCGATATGTCAAGTCCTGCTTACAGAAGAAACAGCGGAAACCTTTAC cGGGCACAGGGAAAAAGAGTGCCAAGTCTAAGGAGGAACTGGCtcaggaaaagaagaaagagtTAGAAAAGAGGCTGCAGGACGTGAGTGGACAGctgaacaacaacaagaaaCCGCCCAAAAAAG CAGAGAAGGCAGGCTCGGCGCAGGGGGGCGGACCCTCTCGActcagcggcagcagcagctcctccgaCTCGGGTAGCAGCTCATCCAGTGGCTCCAGCTCCGACAGCAGCGACTCAGACTGA
- the brd3b gene encoding bromodomain-containing protein 3b isoform X11, which translates to MSAVPSAVQTPPAGVNPPPPEVTNPSKPGRKTNQLQYMQNVVVKTLWKHQFAWPFYQPVDAIKLSLPDYHKIIKNPMDMGTIKKRLENNYYWSASECMQDFNTMFTNCYIYNKPTDDIVLMAQALEKIFLQKVAQMPQEEVELLPPAPKGKGRKPVADAGIGNQQVLAVSSASPPSSFPSTPTQVSQTPVIAATPVQTITPNVAPVQTVAPAAPMMPVVSTAQPVVKRKGVKRKADTTTPTTSAITASRSESPTPLLESKQGKVVSRRESTGRPIKPPKKDLEDGEVPQHAGKKGKLTEHLKYCDSILKEMLSKKHAAYAWPFYKPVDAEALELHDYHEIIKHPMDLSTVKKKMDSREYQDAQSFAADIRLMFSNCYKYNPPDHEVVAMARKLQDVFEMRFAKMPDEPAELTPPSAPPTSAVVSKSTESSESSGDTSSSDSSDSEEERATRLAELQEQVGSEQLKAVHEQLAALSQAPVSKPKKKKEKKEKEKDKKKKDKEKDKDKHNKAKPEDEKKPKSTQQSKPAQQKKAPARKANSTVTASRQPKKGKSGAANYESDEEDSLPMTYDEKRQLSLDINRLPGEKLGRVVHIIQSREPSLRDSNPDEIEIDFETLKPSTLRELERYVKSCLQKKQRKPLQKAGSAQGGGPSRLSGSSSSSDSGSSSSSGSSSDSSDSD; encoded by the exons ATGTCAGCAGTCCCTTCAGCAGTCCAAACCCCGCCTGCTGGGGTCAACCCACCACCACCTGAAGTCACCAACCCCAGCAAGCCTGGCAGGAAAACCAATCAGTTGCAGTACATGCAGAATGTGGTGGTGAAAACACTCTGGAAGCACCAGTTTGCATGGCCCTTCTATCAACCTGTTGACGCCATTAAATTAAGTCTTCCG GATTACCATAAAATAATCAAGAATCCAATGGATATGGGAACGATTAAGAAGAGACTAGAGAACAACTATTACTGGAGTGCCAGTGAGTGCATGCAGGATTTCAACACCATGTttacaaattgttacatttataaCAAG CCCACAGATGACATTGTTCTGATGGCACAAGCTCTGGAAAAGATCTTCTTACAGAAAGTGGCCCAGATGCCTCAGGAGGAGGTGGAGCTTTTGCCACCTGCTCCTAAGGGCAAGGGGCGCAAACCAGTTGCAGATGCGGGCATAG GCAACCAGCAAGTGTTGGCAGTGTCCTCCGCTTCTCCGCCATCATCATTCCCTAGCACCCCCACGCAGGTGTCCCAGACCCCTGTCATCGCAGCCACTCCTGTGCAAACCATCACTCCCAATGTGGCACCAGTCCAGACTGTAGCCCCTGCCGCACCCATGATGCCTGTTGTGTCTACTGCACAGCCTGTTGTCAAA AGGAAGGGGGTGAAGCGAAAGGCAGATACCACAACTCCCACAACCTCTGCAATCACAGCAAGTAGGAGCGAGTCACCCACCCCCCTCCTGGAGTCTAAACAGGGCAAAGTGGTGTCACGCCGGGAGAGCACAGGACGGCCCATCAAGCCTCCCAAAAAAGATCTGGAGGACGGCGAGGTGCCACAGCATGCGGGCAAGAAGGGCAAGCTGACTGAGCACCTCAAGTACTGCGACAGCATCCTGAAGGAGATGCTTTCCAAGAAGCATGCAGCTTATGCCTGGCCATTTTACAAGCCTGTGGATGCGGAAGCTTTGGAGCTCCATGATTACCACGAAATAATTAAACACCCTATGGACCTGAGTACCGTTAAA AAAAAGATGGACAGTCGGGAGTACCAGGATGCCCAAAGCTTTGCAGCTGACATCCGGTTAATGTTCTCAAATTGTTACAAGTACAACCCACCTGATCACGAggttgttgccatggcaagAAAACTTCAG GATGTGTTTGAGATGCGCTTTGCCAAGATGCCAGATGAGCCAGCAGAGCTAACCCCACCCAGTGCTCCACCCACCTCAGCTGTGGTGAGCAAGAGCACAGAAAGCAGCGAGAGCAGCGGCGACACCTCTAGCTCTGACAGCTCCGACTCGGAGGAGGAGCGGGCCACCCGGCTTGCCGAGCTGCAGGAACAGGTGGGTTCGGAACAG CTGAAGGCCGTTCATGAACAACTGGCCGCTCTGTCTCAGGCGCCGGTAAGTAAaccaaagaaaaagaaggaaaaaaaagagaaggagaaagacaaaaagaagaaggacaaagaaaaggaTAAGGACAAGCATAACAAGGCCAAGCCAGAGGATGAGAAGAAACCTAAGTCCACACAGCAGTCCAAACCAGCGCAGCAGAAAAAGGCCCCAGCCCGGAAGGCCAACAGCACTGTCACAGCCAGCAG GCAACCGAAGAAGGGGAAGTCAGGGGCAGCGAACTACGAGTCAGACGAAGAGGACTCCCTGCCCATGACATATGATGAGAAGCGGCAGCTCAGTCTGGACATCAATCGGTTGCCAGGCGAGAAGCTGGGCCGTGTGGTGCACATTATTCAGTCCCGTGAGCCCTCGCTCCGTGACTCCAACCCTGATGAGATAGAGATCGACTTTGAGACTCTCAAGCCCTCCACTCTCCGTGAGCTTGAGCGATATGTCAAGTCCTGCTTACAGAAGAAACAGCGGAAACCTTTAC AGAAGGCAGGCTCGGCGCAGGGGGGCGGACCCTCTCGActcagcggcagcagcagctcctccgaCTCGGGTAGCAGCTCATCCAGTGGCTCCAGCTCCGACAGCAGCGACTCAGACTGA
- the brd3b gene encoding bromodomain-containing protein 3b isoform X5, with protein sequence MSAVPSAVQTPPAGVNPPPPEVTNPSKPGRKTNQLQYMQNVVVKTLWKHQFAWPFYQPVDAIKLSLPDYHKIIKNPMDMGTIKKRLENNYYWSASECMQDFNTMFTNCYIYNKPTDDIVLMAQALEKIFLQKVAQMPQEEVELLPPAPKGKGRKPVADAGIGNQQVLAVSSASPPSSFPSTPTQVSQTPVIAATPVQTITPNVAPVQTVAPAAPMMPVVSTAQPVVKRKGVKRKADTTTPTTSAITASRSESPTPLLESKQGKVVSRRESTGRPIKPPKKDLEDGEVPQHAGKKGKLTEHLKYCDSILKEMLSKKHAAYAWPFYKPVDAEALELHDYHEIIKHPMDLSTVKKKMDSREYQDAQSFAADIRLMFSNCYKYNPPDHEVVAMARKLQDVFEMRFAKMPDEPAELTPPSAPPTSAVVSKSTESSESSGDTSSSDSSDSEEERATRLAELQEQVGSEQLKAVHEQLAALSQAPVSKPKKKKEKKEKEKDKKKKDKEKDKDKHNKAKPEDEKKPKSTQQSKPAQQKKAPARKANSTVTASRQPKKGKSGAANYESDEEDSLPMTYDEKRQLSLDINRLPGEKLGRVVHIIQSREPSLRDSNPDEIEIDFETLKPSTLRELERYVKSCLQKKQRKPLPGTGKKSAKSKEELAQEKKKELEKRLQDVSGQLNNNKKPPKKEKAGSAQGGGPSRLSGSSSSSDSGSSSSSGSSSDSSDSD encoded by the exons ATGTCAGCAGTCCCTTCAGCAGTCCAAACCCCGCCTGCTGGGGTCAACCCACCACCACCTGAAGTCACCAACCCCAGCAAGCCTGGCAGGAAAACCAATCAGTTGCAGTACATGCAGAATGTGGTGGTGAAAACACTCTGGAAGCACCAGTTTGCATGGCCCTTCTATCAACCTGTTGACGCCATTAAATTAAGTCTTCCG GATTACCATAAAATAATCAAGAATCCAATGGATATGGGAACGATTAAGAAGAGACTAGAGAACAACTATTACTGGAGTGCCAGTGAGTGCATGCAGGATTTCAACACCATGTttacaaattgttacatttataaCAAG CCCACAGATGACATTGTTCTGATGGCACAAGCTCTGGAAAAGATCTTCTTACAGAAAGTGGCCCAGATGCCTCAGGAGGAGGTGGAGCTTTTGCCACCTGCTCCTAAGGGCAAGGGGCGCAAACCAGTTGCAGATGCGGGCATAG GCAACCAGCAAGTGTTGGCAGTGTCCTCCGCTTCTCCGCCATCATCATTCCCTAGCACCCCCACGCAGGTGTCCCAGACCCCTGTCATCGCAGCCACTCCTGTGCAAACCATCACTCCCAATGTGGCACCAGTCCAGACTGTAGCCCCTGCCGCACCCATGATGCCTGTTGTGTCTACTGCACAGCCTGTTGTCAAA AGGAAGGGGGTGAAGCGAAAGGCAGATACCACAACTCCCACAACCTCTGCAATCACAGCAAGTAGGAGCGAGTCACCCACCCCCCTCCTGGAGTCTAAACAGGGCAAAGTGGTGTCACGCCGGGAGAGCACAGGACGGCCCATCAAGCCTCCCAAAAAAGATCTGGAGGACGGCGAGGTGCCACAGCATGCGGGCAAGAAGGGCAAGCTGACTGAGCACCTCAAGTACTGCGACAGCATCCTGAAGGAGATGCTTTCCAAGAAGCATGCAGCTTATGCCTGGCCATTTTACAAGCCTGTGGATGCGGAAGCTTTGGAGCTCCATGATTACCACGAAATAATTAAACACCCTATGGACCTGAGTACCGTTAAA AAAAAGATGGACAGTCGGGAGTACCAGGATGCCCAAAGCTTTGCAGCTGACATCCGGTTAATGTTCTCAAATTGTTACAAGTACAACCCACCTGATCACGAggttgttgccatggcaagAAAACTTCAG GATGTGTTTGAGATGCGCTTTGCCAAGATGCCAGATGAGCCAGCAGAGCTAACCCCACCCAGTGCTCCACCCACCTCAGCTGTGGTGAGCAAGAGCACAGAAAGCAGCGAGAGCAGCGGCGACACCTCTAGCTCTGACAGCTCCGACTCGGAGGAGGAGCGGGCCACCCGGCTTGCCGAGCTGCAGGAACAGGTGGGTTCGGAACAG CTGAAGGCCGTTCATGAACAACTGGCCGCTCTGTCTCAGGCGCCGGTAAGTAAaccaaagaaaaagaaggaaaaaaaagagaaggagaaagacaaaaagaagaaggacaaagaaaaggaTAAGGACAAGCATAACAAGGCCAAGCCAGAGGATGAGAAGAAACCTAAGTCCACACAGCAGTCCAAACCAGCGCAGCAGAAAAAGGCCCCAGCCCGGAAGGCCAACAGCACTGTCACAGCCAGCAG GCAACCGAAGAAGGGGAAGTCAGGGGCAGCGAACTACGAGTCAGACGAAGAGGACTCCCTGCCCATGACATATGATGAGAAGCGGCAGCTCAGTCTGGACATCAATCGGTTGCCAGGCGAGAAGCTGGGCCGTGTGGTGCACATTATTCAGTCCCGTGAGCCCTCGCTCCGTGACTCCAACCCTGATGAGATAGAGATCGACTTTGAGACTCTCAAGCCCTCCACTCTCCGTGAGCTTGAGCGATATGTCAAGTCCTGCTTACAGAAGAAACAGCGGAAACCTTTAC cGGGCACAGGGAAAAAGAGTGCCAAGTCTAAGGAGGAACTGGCtcaggaaaagaagaaagagtTAGAAAAGAGGCTGCAGGACGTGAGTGGACAGctgaacaacaacaagaaaCCGCCCAAAAAAG AGAAGGCAGGCTCGGCGCAGGGGGGCGGACCCTCTCGActcagcggcagcagcagctcctccgaCTCGGGTAGCAGCTCATCCAGTGGCTCCAGCTCCGACAGCAGCGACTCAGACTGA
- the brd3b gene encoding bromodomain-containing protein 3b isoform X4 has product MSAVPSAVQTPPAGVNPPPPEVTNPSKPGRKTNQLQYMQNVVVKTLWKHQFAWPFYQPVDAIKLSLPDYHKIIKNPMDMGTIKKRLENNYYWSASECMQDFNTMFTNCYIYNKPTDDIVLMAQALEKIFLQKVAQMPQEEVELLPPAPKGKGRKPVADAGIGNQQVLAVSSASPPSSFPSTPTQVSQTPVIAATPVQTITPNVAPVQTVAPAAPMMPVVSTAQPVVKRKGVKRKADTTTPTTSAITASRSESPTPLLESKQGKVVSRRESTGRPIKPPKKDLEDGEVPQHAGKKGKLTEHLKYCDSILKEMLSKKHAAYAWPFYKPVDAEALELHDYHEIIKHPMDLSTVKKKMDSREYQDAQSFAADIRLMFSNCYKYNPPDHEVVAMARKLQDVFEMRFAKMPDEPAELTPPSAPPTSAVVSKSTESSESSGDTSSSDSSDSEEERATRLAELQEQVGSEQLKAVHEQLAALSQAPVSKPKKKKEKKEKEKDKKKKDKEKDKDKHNKAKPEDEKKPKSTQQSKPAQQKKAPARKANSTVTASRQPKKGKSGAANYESDEEDSLPMTYDEKRQLSLDINRLPGEKLGRVVHIIQSREPSLRDSNPDEIEIDFETLKPSTLRELERYVKSCLQKKQRKPLPGTGKKSAKSKEELAQEKKKELEKRLQDVSGQLNNNKKPPKKAEKAGSAQGGGPSRLSGSSSSSDSGSSSSSGSSSDSSDSD; this is encoded by the exons ATGTCAGCAGTCCCTTCAGCAGTCCAAACCCCGCCTGCTGGGGTCAACCCACCACCACCTGAAGTCACCAACCCCAGCAAGCCTGGCAGGAAAACCAATCAGTTGCAGTACATGCAGAATGTGGTGGTGAAAACACTCTGGAAGCACCAGTTTGCATGGCCCTTCTATCAACCTGTTGACGCCATTAAATTAAGTCTTCCG GATTACCATAAAATAATCAAGAATCCAATGGATATGGGAACGATTAAGAAGAGACTAGAGAACAACTATTACTGGAGTGCCAGTGAGTGCATGCAGGATTTCAACACCATGTttacaaattgttacatttataaCAAG CCCACAGATGACATTGTTCTGATGGCACAAGCTCTGGAAAAGATCTTCTTACAGAAAGTGGCCCAGATGCCTCAGGAGGAGGTGGAGCTTTTGCCACCTGCTCCTAAGGGCAAGGGGCGCAAACCAGTTGCAGATGCGGGCATAG GCAACCAGCAAGTGTTGGCAGTGTCCTCCGCTTCTCCGCCATCATCATTCCCTAGCACCCCCACGCAGGTGTCCCAGACCCCTGTCATCGCAGCCACTCCTGTGCAAACCATCACTCCCAATGTGGCACCAGTCCAGACTGTAGCCCCTGCCGCACCCATGATGCCTGTTGTGTCTACTGCACAGCCTGTTGTCAAA AGGAAGGGGGTGAAGCGAAAGGCAGATACCACAACTCCCACAACCTCTGCAATCACAGCAAGTAGGAGCGAGTCACCCACCCCCCTCCTGGAGTCTAAACAGGGCAAAGTGGTGTCACGCCGGGAGAGCACAGGACGGCCCATCAAGCCTCCCAAAAAAGATCTGGAGGACGGCGAGGTGCCACAGCATGCGGGCAAGAAGGGCAAGCTGACTGAGCACCTCAAGTACTGCGACAGCATCCTGAAGGAGATGCTTTCCAAGAAGCATGCAGCTTATGCCTGGCCATTTTACAAGCCTGTGGATGCGGAAGCTTTGGAGCTCCATGATTACCACGAAATAATTAAACACCCTATGGACCTGAGTACCGTTAAA AAAAAGATGGACAGTCGGGAGTACCAGGATGCCCAAAGCTTTGCAGCTGACATCCGGTTAATGTTCTCAAATTGTTACAAGTACAACCCACCTGATCACGAggttgttgccatggcaagAAAACTTCAG GATGTGTTTGAGATGCGCTTTGCCAAGATGCCAGATGAGCCAGCAGAGCTAACCCCACCCAGTGCTCCACCCACCTCAGCTGTGGTGAGCAAGAGCACAGAAAGCAGCGAGAGCAGCGGCGACACCTCTAGCTCTGACAGCTCCGACTCGGAGGAGGAGCGGGCCACCCGGCTTGCCGAGCTGCAGGAACAGGTGGGTTCGGAACAG CTGAAGGCCGTTCATGAACAACTGGCCGCTCTGTCTCAGGCGCCGGTAAGTAAaccaaagaaaaagaaggaaaaaaaagagaaggagaaagacaaaaagaagaaggacaaagaaaaggaTAAGGACAAGCATAACAAGGCCAAGCCAGAGGATGAGAAGAAACCTAAGTCCACACAGCAGTCCAAACCAGCGCAGCAGAAAAAGGCCCCAGCCCGGAAGGCCAACAGCACTGTCACAGCCAGCAG GCAACCGAAGAAGGGGAAGTCAGGGGCAGCGAACTACGAGTCAGACGAAGAGGACTCCCTGCCCATGACATATGATGAGAAGCGGCAGCTCAGTCTGGACATCAATCGGTTGCCAGGCGAGAAGCTGGGCCGTGTGGTGCACATTATTCAGTCCCGTGAGCCCTCGCTCCGTGACTCCAACCCTGATGAGATAGAGATCGACTTTGAGACTCTCAAGCCCTCCACTCTCCGTGAGCTTGAGCGATATGTCAAGTCCTGCTTACAGAAGAAACAGCGGAAACCTTTAC cGGGCACAGGGAAAAAGAGTGCCAAGTCTAAGGAGGAACTGGCtcaggaaaagaagaaagagtTAGAAAAGAGGCTGCAGGACGTGAGTGGACAGctgaacaacaacaagaaaCCGCCCAAAAAAG CAGAGAAGGCAGGCTCGGCGCAGGGGGGCGGACCCTCTCGActcagcggcagcagcagctcctccgaCTCGGGTAGCAGCTCATCCAGTGGCTCCAGCTCCGACAGCAGCGACTCAGACTGA
- the brd3b gene encoding bromodomain-containing protein 3b isoform X1, protein MSAVPSAVQTPPAGVNPPPPEVTNPSKPGRKTNQLQYMQNVVVKTLWKHQFAWPFYQPVDAIKLSLPDYHKIIKNPMDMGTIKKRLENNYYWSASECMQDFNTMFTNCYIYNKPTDDIVLMAQALEKIFLQKVAQMPQEEVELLPPAPKGKGRKPVADAGIGNQQVLAVSSASPPSSFPSTPTQVSQTPVIAATPVQTITPNVAPVQTVAPAAPMMPVVSTAQPVVKRKGVKRKADTTTPTTSAITASRSESPTPLLESKQGKVVSRRESTGRPIKPPKKDLEDGEVPQHAGKKGKLTEHLKYCDSILKEMLSKKHAAYAWPFYKPVDAEALELHDYHEIIKHPMDLSTVKKKMDSREYQDAQSFAADIRLMFSNCYKYNPPDHEVVAMARKLQDVFEMRFAKMPDEPAELTPPSAPPTSAVVSKSTESSESSGDTSSSDSSDSEEERATRLAELQEQVGSEQQFSVEHPNGNRAGKKNGCAKRFQLKAVHEQLAALSQAPVSKPKKKKEKKEKEKDKKKKDKEKDKDKHNKAKPEDEKKPKSTQQSKPAQQKKAPARKANSTVTASRQPKKGKSGAANYESDEEDSLPMTYDEKRQLSLDINRLPGEKLGRVVHIIQSREPSLRDSNPDEIEIDFETLKPSTLRELERYVKSCLQKKQRKPLPGTGKKSAKSKEELAQEKKKELEKRLQDVSGQLNNNKKPPKKAEKAGSAQGGGPSRLSGSSSSSDSGSSSSSGSSSDSSDSD, encoded by the exons ATGTCAGCAGTCCCTTCAGCAGTCCAAACCCCGCCTGCTGGGGTCAACCCACCACCACCTGAAGTCACCAACCCCAGCAAGCCTGGCAGGAAAACCAATCAGTTGCAGTACATGCAGAATGTGGTGGTGAAAACACTCTGGAAGCACCAGTTTGCATGGCCCTTCTATCAACCTGTTGACGCCATTAAATTAAGTCTTCCG GATTACCATAAAATAATCAAGAATCCAATGGATATGGGAACGATTAAGAAGAGACTAGAGAACAACTATTACTGGAGTGCCAGTGAGTGCATGCAGGATTTCAACACCATGTttacaaattgttacatttataaCAAG CCCACAGATGACATTGTTCTGATGGCACAAGCTCTGGAAAAGATCTTCTTACAGAAAGTGGCCCAGATGCCTCAGGAGGAGGTGGAGCTTTTGCCACCTGCTCCTAAGGGCAAGGGGCGCAAACCAGTTGCAGATGCGGGCATAG GCAACCAGCAAGTGTTGGCAGTGTCCTCCGCTTCTCCGCCATCATCATTCCCTAGCACCCCCACGCAGGTGTCCCAGACCCCTGTCATCGCAGCCACTCCTGTGCAAACCATCACTCCCAATGTGGCACCAGTCCAGACTGTAGCCCCTGCCGCACCCATGATGCCTGTTGTGTCTACTGCACAGCCTGTTGTCAAA AGGAAGGGGGTGAAGCGAAAGGCAGATACCACAACTCCCACAACCTCTGCAATCACAGCAAGTAGGAGCGAGTCACCCACCCCCCTCCTGGAGTCTAAACAGGGCAAAGTGGTGTCACGCCGGGAGAGCACAGGACGGCCCATCAAGCCTCCCAAAAAAGATCTGGAGGACGGCGAGGTGCCACAGCATGCGGGCAAGAAGGGCAAGCTGACTGAGCACCTCAAGTACTGCGACAGCATCCTGAAGGAGATGCTTTCCAAGAAGCATGCAGCTTATGCCTGGCCATTTTACAAGCCTGTGGATGCGGAAGCTTTGGAGCTCCATGATTACCACGAAATAATTAAACACCCTATGGACCTGAGTACCGTTAAA AAAAAGATGGACAGTCGGGAGTACCAGGATGCCCAAAGCTTTGCAGCTGACATCCGGTTAATGTTCTCAAATTGTTACAAGTACAACCCACCTGATCACGAggttgttgccatggcaagAAAACTTCAG GATGTGTTTGAGATGCGCTTTGCCAAGATGCCAGATGAGCCAGCAGAGCTAACCCCACCCAGTGCTCCACCCACCTCAGCTGTGGTGAGCAAGAGCACAGAAAGCAGCGAGAGCAGCGGCGACACCTCTAGCTCTGACAGCTCCGACTCGGAGGAGGAGCGGGCCACCCGGCTTGCCGAGCTGCAGGAACAGGTGGGTTCGGAACAG CAATTCTCTGTGGAGCACCCCAATGGTAACAgggcggggaaaaaaaacgggTGTGCCAAACGTTTTCAG CTGAAGGCCGTTCATGAACAACTGGCCGCTCTGTCTCAGGCGCCGGTAAGTAAaccaaagaaaaagaaggaaaaaaaagagaaggagaaagacaaaaagaagaaggacaaagaaaaggaTAAGGACAAGCATAACAAGGCCAAGCCAGAGGATGAGAAGAAACCTAAGTCCACACAGCAGTCCAAACCAGCGCAGCAGAAAAAGGCCCCAGCCCGGAAGGCCAACAGCACTGTCACAGCCAGCAG GCAACCGAAGAAGGGGAAGTCAGGGGCAGCGAACTACGAGTCAGACGAAGAGGACTCCCTGCCCATGACATATGATGAGAAGCGGCAGCTCAGTCTGGACATCAATCGGTTGCCAGGCGAGAAGCTGGGCCGTGTGGTGCACATTATTCAGTCCCGTGAGCCCTCGCTCCGTGACTCCAACCCTGATGAGATAGAGATCGACTTTGAGACTCTCAAGCCCTCCACTCTCCGTGAGCTTGAGCGATATGTCAAGTCCTGCTTACAGAAGAAACAGCGGAAACCTTTAC cGGGCACAGGGAAAAAGAGTGCCAAGTCTAAGGAGGAACTGGCtcaggaaaagaagaaagagtTAGAAAAGAGGCTGCAGGACGTGAGTGGACAGctgaacaacaacaagaaaCCGCCCAAAAAAG CAGAGAAGGCAGGCTCGGCGCAGGGGGGCGGACCCTCTCGActcagcggcagcagcagctcctccgaCTCGGGTAGCAGCTCATCCAGTGGCTCCAGCTCCGACAGCAGCGACTCAGACTGA